The following are encoded together in the Drosophila takahashii strain IR98-3 E-12201 chromosome X, DtakHiC1v2, whole genome shotgun sequence genome:
- the Dhdds gene encoding dehydrodolichyl diphosphate synthase complex subunit DHDDS — protein MSWVSDYKYTWTERLALRTLRACGHIPHHVAFVMDGNRRFARSQQIDKIEGHSRGFEKLADCLRWCLDVGVREVTTFAFSIENFKRSNEEVEGLFNLAREKFARLLDETTRLNEHGIRIRVIGNIELLPLDLQKLVASAMLSTERNDKLFLNVAFAYTSRDEITQAVETVLRHGSQDLGAADISERLLEECLYTRHSPPPDLVFRTSGETRLSDFMMWQLSTSVLYFSNVLWPQITFWHFLASILAYQRDRWQLEDFRRAERMQSYQLAKTSDFYSERVQKFLATIDEDRRKLLVRLAAN, from the exons ATGTCGTGGGTCTCCGACTACAAGTACACCTGGACGGAGCGGCTGGCGCTGCGGACGCTGCGCGCCTGCGGCCACATTCCGCACCACGTCGCCTTCGTGATGGACGGCAATCGGCGGTTCGCCCGCTCGCAGCAGATAGATAAGATCGAGGGCCATTCGCGGGGCTTCGAGAAGCTGGCCGACTGCCTGCGCTGGTGCCTGGACGTGGGCGTCCGCGAGGTGACCACCTTTGCCTTCAGCATCGAGAACTTCAAGCGCTCCAACGAGGAGGTCGAGGGTTTGTTCAATCTAGCCCGCGAGAAGTTCGCCCGGTTGCTGGACGAGACCACCCGGCTGAACGAGCATGGCATCCGCATCCGGGTGATCGGGAACATCGAGCTGCTGCCACTGGATCTGCAGAAACTGGTCGCCTCGGCCATGCTGAGCACGGAGCGCAATGACAAGCTCTTCCTGAACGTGGCCTTCGCCTACACGTCGCGCGACGAGATCACGCAGGCGGTGGAGACGGTCCTGCGGCACGGCAGCCAGGATCTGGGCGCCGCGGACATCAGCGAACGGCTGCTGGAGGAGTGCCTCTACACGCGGCACTCGCCACCACCGGACTTGGTATTCCGCACCTCCGGCGAGACCAGGCTGAGCGACTTCATGATGTGGCAG CTAAGCACCTCCGTGCTCTACTTCAGCAACGTCCTGTGGCCGCAGATCACCTTCTGGCACTTCCTGGCCAGCATTCTGGCCTACCAACGCGACCGCTGGCAGCTGGAGGACTTCCGGCGAGCCGAGAGGATGCAGAGCTACCAGCTGGCCAAGACGAGCGACTTCTACAGCGAGCGGGTGCAGAAGTTCCTCGCCACCATCGACGAGGACCGAAGGAAACTACTCGTCCGACTGGCCGCCAATTAA